The following are from one region of the Paenibacillus sabinae T27 genome:
- a CDS encoding MFS transporter — protein MTDSSRSKWWVLFALTFGLLAVGLDMTVLNVALPTLAMDMQASTSQLQWILDSYNLVLAAMLLPAGMLGDRFGRKKLLLLALVLFGAASAACAYSGTPAMMIGMRSLLGLGAAFLIPLSMSVLPVMFSGEERTKAMIIWASANMLGIPLGPILGGWLLNHYSWGSVFLLNLPLIAIALIAVTLLMPESRSAERPRLDIPGVLASSLGLTGITYGVIRAGEHGWGNTGTLGSLIAGTLILTAFILWQRRTKHPLIDLSLFRSSSFTWGTILATTVSFAMFGLLFVMPQYFQAVNGADALGTGLRLLPMIGGLIVGAKAAQALIPRFGAKYTAAAGFALMTAGLLVGTATGLDTSYGFAAFWISVSGLGLGFVLPTAMDSALGELSAERSGVGSALIMAMRQVGGAVGVALLGAALNSTYRANLALGGLGSQTADTIKQSVSAGAAAARQAGSDALLAEVRSAFVQGMDTMLWICGGIAAVSFLLALLFLPRKAVRKDQAVQPPAGLA, from the coding sequence ATGACGGATTCTTCAAGATCAAAATGGTGGGTTCTCTTCGCGCTCACCTTCGGTTTGCTCGCTGTCGGTCTGGATATGACCGTTCTGAATGTGGCTCTGCCGACTCTGGCCATGGATATGCAGGCATCCACTAGCCAACTGCAATGGATTCTGGACTCCTATAATCTTGTGCTCGCGGCTATGCTGCTTCCTGCAGGTATGTTGGGCGACCGTTTCGGACGAAAAAAGCTGCTTCTGCTCGCCCTTGTCCTGTTCGGGGCTGCTTCGGCCGCCTGCGCCTACTCCGGCACTCCCGCCATGATGATCGGCATGCGGTCGCTGCTCGGCCTCGGCGCGGCATTTCTGATTCCGCTGTCGATGTCCGTGCTTCCTGTTATGTTCTCCGGCGAGGAACGGACGAAAGCCATGATCATCTGGGCCAGCGCCAACATGCTCGGCATCCCTCTGGGTCCCATCCTTGGCGGTTGGCTGCTGAACCATTACAGCTGGGGCTCCGTCTTTCTGCTCAACCTCCCGCTGATCGCGATCGCTTTGATCGCCGTCACGCTGCTCATGCCGGAATCCCGAAGCGCCGAGCGTCCCCGCTTGGATATTCCCGGCGTCCTCGCTTCCAGCCTGGGTCTTACCGGCATTACCTACGGAGTGATCCGCGCCGGTGAGCACGGCTGGGGAAATACGGGAACGCTCGGCTCTCTCATTGCGGGAACATTGATTTTGACGGCCTTTATTCTGTGGCAGCGCCGCACGAAGCACCCGCTGATCGATTTGTCCCTGTTCCGGTCTTCCAGCTTTACTTGGGGCACAATCCTGGCCACCACCGTTTCCTTCGCCATGTTTGGTCTGCTCTTTGTCATGCCCCAATACTTTCAGGCCGTGAACGGAGCCGACGCCTTGGGTACCGGTCTTCGCCTGCTCCCCATGATCGGCGGTCTTATCGTCGGGGCGAAAGCGGCCCAGGCCCTTATTCCGCGGTTTGGGGCCAAGTACACCGCCGCGGCAGGCTTTGCGTTAATGACGGCCGGGCTGCTCGTGGGGACGGCCACCGGCTTGGATACCAGCTACGGATTCGCCGCTTTCTGGATCAGCGTATCCGGACTCGGCCTTGGATTCGTGCTGCCTACCGCCATGGACTCGGCGCTCGGCGAGTTGTCGGCGGAGCGCAGCGGTGTCGGTTCCGCCCTGATCATGGCGATGCGCCAAGTCGGCGGCGCAGTTGGAGTAGCCCTGCTTGGGGCGGCGCTTAACTCCACCTATCGCGCCAATCTCGCGCTCGGCGGACTGGGCAGCCAAACCGCCGACACGATCAAGCAGAGCGTATCCGCTGGAGCCGCGGCGGCGCGGCAGGCTGGGTCCGATGCGCTGCTGGCTGAAGTCCGGTCAGCTTTTGTCCAAGGGATGGATACTATGCTGTGGATTTGCGGAGGCATTGCTGCGGTCAGCTTCCTGCTTGCCCTCCTCTTCCTTCCCCGGAAAGCCGTAAGAAAGGACCAAGCGGTCCAGCCTCCGGCGGGGCTTGCCTGA
- a CDS encoding Crp/Fnr family transcriptional regulator: MNKHSCQYAAEPCTRKVPIFAALTDQDLSRIGAMIKHRKYDKGQALVLEEQPSDTLFIIRQGHVKLSKMTPQGKEQILRILTAGEFFGELSIFGGGELSNFSAYALQDTAICKLTRTDMETIITENPDISLRLLKAVTQRLAHTENLAQSLATKDPEIRIAHMILELGVKYGKQRDGGFDIQLPLSREEMANYVGVTRETISRKFARFEELKLIKLIGNKRLVLKDPAALEKYLD, translated from the coding sequence ATGAACAAGCATTCATGCCAATACGCCGCTGAGCCCTGCACCCGGAAGGTACCGATCTTTGCTGCGCTCACTGATCAGGATTTGTCCCGCATCGGGGCCATGATCAAACACCGGAAATATGACAAGGGACAAGCGCTGGTTCTGGAGGAGCAGCCTTCGGATACGCTCTTTATTATCCGCCAGGGCCATGTGAAATTGTCCAAAATGACCCCCCAGGGGAAAGAGCAAATTTTGCGCATACTGACAGCGGGCGAGTTCTTTGGCGAGCTCAGTATTTTTGGCGGCGGGGAGCTCAGCAACTTCAGTGCCTATGCGCTGCAGGATACCGCTATTTGCAAGCTGACCCGGACCGATATGGAGACAATTATTACCGAAAATCCGGATATTTCGCTCCGGCTGTTGAAGGCCGTTACCCAGCGTCTCGCCCATACGGAAAATTTGGCGCAGAGTCTTGCAACCAAAGATCCGGAAATCCGGATCGCCCATATGATACTGGAGCTGGGTGTCAAATACGGTAAGCAGCGGGATGGTGGCTTTGACATACAGCTCCCCCTGTCCCGGGAAGAAATGGCCAATTATGTCGGTGTAACCCGGGAGACGATCAGCCGAAAATTCGCCCGGTTCGAGGAACTGAAGCTGATCAAGCTCATCGGCAACAAGCGGTTGGTTCTGAAAGATCCGGCAGCCTTGGAAAAATATTTGGATTAG
- the rd gene encoding rubredoxin encodes MKKYICEPCGYIYDPAVGDPDEDVAPGTAFEDLPEDWVCPVCGEDKDHFAPVEGAQA; translated from the coding sequence ATGAAAAAATACATCTGTGAGCCTTGCGGTTATATATACGATCCGGCGGTCGGCGACCCCGATGAGGATGTCGCTCCAGGAACAGCTTTTGAGGACCTGCCCGAAGATTGGGTCTGCCCCGTCTGCGGCGAGGATAAAGACCATTTCGCGCCGGTTGAAGGCGCTCAAGCTTAA
- a CDS encoding NAD(P)/FAD-dependent oxidoreductase, which yields MTKPYVIIGGGVAAVHAAKAIRDRDDAAEIIIFGEENHLPYNRIKLTKGLFTDLHSEKVLIKKEKWYLANRITVHTGARAVSIRPDLCQVETGDGRTWEYGKLLLCMGARNRALPVPGAGLPGVHSIRDMKDADTLKSSLASGSRVAVIGGGVQGLETAWALCEAGYAVTVIEASPRLMARQLDPHSSERLRSELERSGVTVRLHSGVAAIEGTGSVQGIRLEDGSLIPCDHAVYSIGIQPNTSIVKGTDIEVRNGIVVNDRLETSVAGIYAAGDVAELNGHVEGLWGGALEQGRTAGFNMAAGDPEVYVKAVPLTLFNAFGISLFSIGTVDEDRCDLMLSGEQNGVYTALFIKGNTIVGAISWEGAAASLVYKEAIEQRIGLEGIALAGMDAVSVIDEVKSRLSGKTCSA from the coding sequence ATGACGAAGCCCTATGTCATTATCGGCGGCGGCGTGGCTGCCGTTCATGCGGCAAAGGCGATCCGGGACCGTGACGATGCGGCGGAAATCATTATTTTCGGCGAAGAGAACCATCTTCCTTACAACCGGATCAAGCTGACTAAGGGTTTGTTCACCGACCTGCACAGTGAAAAGGTGCTCATTAAAAAAGAAAAATGGTATCTCGCCAACCGGATAACCGTGCACACTGGAGCACGCGCCGTATCTATCCGTCCGGATCTCTGCCAGGTCGAGACGGGGGATGGAAGAACGTGGGAATACGGCAAGCTGCTCCTGTGTATGGGTGCCCGGAACCGCGCGCTCCCCGTTCCGGGAGCCGGCCTTCCCGGGGTTCACTCGATCCGGGATATGAAGGATGCCGATACGCTCAAGTCCAGCCTCGCAAGCGGCAGCCGCGTCGCCGTCATCGGCGGAGGCGTTCAGGGGCTGGAAACGGCATGGGCGCTGTGTGAAGCCGGTTACGCCGTAACTGTCATCGAAGCCTCTCCCCGGCTGATGGCCCGTCAGCTCGACCCCCATTCCTCGGAGCGCCTCCGGTCGGAGCTGGAACGTTCCGGCGTCACGGTTCGCCTGCATTCCGGCGTTGCCGCTATCGAGGGAACCGGGTCGGTTCAGGGAATCCGGCTGGAAGACGGCTCCCTAATTCCCTGCGATCATGCTGTCTATTCCATTGGCATCCAGCCGAATACGTCTATCGTCAAAGGTACGGACATTGAGGTCCGGAACGGCATCGTTGTGAATGACCGCCTGGAAACGAGCGTAGCGGGCATATATGCCGCCGGTGACGTAGCCGAACTGAACGGACATGTGGAGGGGCTATGGGGAGGAGCGCTCGAACAGGGCCGCACGGCGGGCTTCAATATGGCGGCAGGCGACCCGGAAGTCTACGTCAAAGCGGTGCCCCTCACTCTTTTTAACGCCTTCGGCATCTCGCTGTTCTCCATCGGAACCGTCGATGAAGACCGGTGTGACCTCATGCTGTCCGGTGAGCAAAACGGAGTGTACACAGCCCTTTTTATAAAAGGGAACACCATCGTTGGCGCTATTTCCTGGGAAGGCGCAGCCGCCTCCCTCGTTTACAAGGAAGCCATCGAGCAAAGAATCGGGCTTGAAGGTATCGCGCTTGCCGGTATGGATGCAGTCTCGGTTATAGATGAAGTGAAGTCCAGACTGAGCGGGAAGACATGCAGCGCCTAA
- a CDS encoding FprA family A-type flavoprotein, with protein MIANLKIADNTYWVGKIDDREVPFHRLVLAKGTTYNSYLLKTGKPTVIDTVDMEFGREYAEHLAEMIDPLDIHYIVINHTEPDHSGGLAALAGKAVNAVIVCTEIAVPELQEMYKLHNRNFLVVKDGDTLDIGGKTLLFKETPYLHTAETMITYCIEDKILFPCDIFSTHVAAKRLFADEAGFDITEDFKGYYTAIIHPHRRYVRTLIEAVKDLDIEMIAPSHGFVLRQEVRKYIDLYAELSRETTQGKKAAIVYTTIRNNTRKMAKILEDSLQQNGIETAVWDADKADAADILASVSAADAVFVGSSTRYADMIGNLEPVLVQMQSMNLEGKLAAAFGSYGWSGEAIEVIQDYLNGTNMNVQSTSEVIKTTGMTHVEFPVRVRFSPKEPEKEQKIRHAAEFVSDLLLNSF; from the coding sequence ATGATTGCAAATCTCAAGATTGCCGACAACACGTACTGGGTCGGAAAAATAGACGACCGTGAAGTTCCGTTCCACCGTCTCGTGCTGGCAAAGGGCACAACCTACAATTCCTATTTGTTAAAAACGGGCAAGCCGACCGTCATCGACACCGTGGATATGGAGTTCGGACGGGAATATGCGGAACACCTGGCTGAAATGATCGATCCGCTCGACATTCATTATATTGTCATCAACCATACCGAACCCGACCACTCCGGCGGACTGGCCGCTCTCGCGGGCAAGGCCGTCAATGCCGTTATCGTCTGTACGGAAATCGCCGTGCCGGAGCTGCAGGAAATGTACAAGCTTCACAACCGGAATTTCCTTGTTGTCAAAGACGGAGACACGCTTGATATCGGCGGCAAGACGCTGCTGTTTAAAGAAACGCCGTACCTTCACACCGCGGAAACGATGATCACCTACTGCATCGAAGATAAAATCCTGTTCCCGTGCGATATTTTCAGCACGCATGTCGCGGCGAAGCGCCTGTTCGCTGACGAAGCCGGCTTTGATATCACCGAGGATTTCAAGGGCTATTACACGGCCATTATTCATCCGCACCGCAGATATGTAAGAACGCTGATTGAAGCGGTCAAGGATCTGGACATTGAAATGATCGCTCCCTCCCACGGATTCGTCCTCCGTCAGGAAGTGCGTAAATATATCGACCTGTACGCCGAGCTGAGCCGTGAAACGACTCAAGGGAAAAAAGCGGCCATCGTCTATACCACCATCAGAAACAATACCCGGAAAATGGCTAAAATCCTGGAGGATTCCCTTCAGCAGAACGGGATCGAGACAGCGGTCTGGGATGCCGACAAAGCGGATGCGGCGGATATTCTGGCCAGCGTCTCGGCAGCCGATGCCGTCTTCGTTGGCAGCTCCACCCGGTATGCGGATATGATCGGAAACCTGGAGCCGGTTCTTGTGCAGATGCAGTCGATGAACCTTGAAGGGAAGCTGGCTGCGGCCTTTGGCTCATACGGATGGAGCGGTGAAGCGATAGAGGTTATCCAGGATTATTTGAACGGAACCAACATGAACGTGCAGAGCACTTCAGAAGTTATTAAGACTACAGGGATGACTCATGTGGAATTTCCGGTAAGAGTCCGCTTCTCGCCCAAAGAACCCGAAAAAGAACAAAAAATCAGACATGCGGCGGAATTCGTTTCAGACCTGCTGCTTAACTCATTTTAG
- a CDS encoding radical SAM protein: MTYKSLELVKPQTWELEGLEIGVTSNCNFRCDYCCAYNRNDGQGLEGKEIIRILEELPSLKRVRLSGGEVTLKFDDCLEVVTYCASRGIQTQLNSNGSLLSASRIDRLAKAGLTTIHISFNFTNEDEFSRYYNIHPTVYRKIRENITQFAKTDVDTVLETLLFSETEHRMREISEHVYDMGVRTHEIQNSIIMDHSGWKSIAAREALKNSVNDLIAHKKEDTVLYFTCMDRFMEELGFREQPGVYFSHCIEGKTQLHLHGNGDILISELCHPVVIGNIYEGTSLKDIYNPMPAELERFLERQPCPARDALFPPGI; this comes from the coding sequence ATGACTTACAAATCACTTGAGCTTGTCAAACCGCAAACCTGGGAGCTGGAGGGGCTGGAAATCGGCGTCACGTCGAACTGCAACTTCCGCTGCGACTACTGCTGCGCTTACAACCGGAACGACGGGCAGGGCCTTGAAGGGAAAGAGATTATCCGCATTCTTGAAGAGCTTCCTTCTTTAAAAAGAGTCCGCCTGTCCGGCGGCGAGGTTACGCTGAAGTTCGACGATTGTCTGGAGGTTGTCACCTACTGCGCTTCGAGAGGAATCCAGACGCAGCTTAACTCCAACGGCAGCCTGCTGAGCGCTTCGAGAATTGACAGACTTGCCAAAGCCGGACTGACGACCATACATATTTCGTTTAATTTCACGAACGAGGATGAGTTCTCGCGCTATTACAACATCCATCCGACTGTGTACCGGAAGATCAGGGAGAATATTACGCAGTTCGCGAAGACGGACGTGGATACCGTGCTGGAAACGCTGCTGTTCAGCGAGACCGAGCACCGGATGCGGGAGATCAGCGAGCATGTCTACGACATGGGTGTCCGCACGCACGAAATCCAGAACAGCATCATTATGGACCACAGCGGCTGGAAATCAATTGCGGCCCGAGAAGCACTGAAAAATTCGGTCAACGATCTGATCGCCCACAAAAAAGAGGATACCGTGCTGTACTTCACCTGCATGGACCGCTTTATGGAGGAACTGGGCTTCAGGGAGCAGCCCGGCGTATATTTTTCGCACTGTATTGAAGGCAAGACCCAGCTGCATCTGCACGGCAACGGCGATATCCTGATCTCCGAATTATGCCATCCGGTTGTTATCGGAAACATCTATGAAGGAACTTCGTTGAAGGATATTTATAATCCGATGCCGGCGGAGCTGGAACGCTTTCTGGAACGCCAGCCTTGTCCCGCCCGGGACGCGCTGTTTCCTCCGGGAATCTAG
- a CDS encoding ABC transporter substrate-binding protein: MKKKTKLAISALLITGLLAGCGNSGGGNSSAEGNSSGTKSEKVTLTFWRNSGNDTENAAYDKLVASFNESHPDIKVEMSPIPYADYDTKLRTSIASGNPPDIMAIDAPNMASYAQAGALQPLTEYFKKDGNLEDIPESTIKTYTYKNEIYMAPLTESSIALFYNKKMFEAKGIPLPSKNPDEPITWDQVLEAAQKLNDPGKGVYGIDPAQGFGNAGGTAYFKYPIIWQFGGDIMSPDGTTSKGYLDKPETKKALQFFSDLYNKSKVSSLEYPPDPFPNNQLAMTIDGSWSLGNYADKFPNFKLGVDYDIAPLPKETQQAVANGSWALAVSAKSKNPEAAWQFVNYVTGAEGSKTYCSMTKDIPARYSVAKQFPELNEYPKNIFVVQNQKYGRPRPITPIFPQMSEAVNKMIEEVTISGRNVDAAVADAITKIDKAYADLPQK, encoded by the coding sequence TTGAAAAAGAAAACAAAATTGGCTATAAGCGCACTGCTTATCACCGGCCTGTTAGCCGGATGCGGAAATAGTGGAGGGGGCAACAGCTCGGCGGAGGGGAACTCTTCCGGGACAAAGAGCGAGAAGGTAACGCTGACCTTCTGGAGAAACTCCGGTAATGACACAGAGAACGCGGCGTACGACAAACTGGTGGCTTCCTTCAATGAGAGTCATCCCGACATCAAGGTGGAGATGAGCCCGATCCCTTATGCGGATTACGATACAAAGCTCAGAACATCCATCGCTTCGGGCAACCCGCCGGATATTATGGCGATTGACGCGCCGAACATGGCTTCCTACGCACAGGCGGGCGCTCTGCAGCCGCTGACGGAATATTTTAAAAAGGATGGCAATCTGGAAGATATTCCGGAGTCCACCATCAAAACGTATACTTACAAGAACGAGATTTACATGGCGCCACTGACCGAATCTTCGATCGCCTTGTTCTATAACAAGAAGATGTTCGAAGCCAAAGGCATTCCGCTTCCTTCCAAGAATCCGGATGAGCCGATCACTTGGGATCAAGTGCTTGAAGCAGCTCAAAAGCTGAACGATCCGGGCAAAGGCGTCTACGGCATCGACCCGGCCCAAGGCTTCGGCAACGCGGGCGGAACGGCTTACTTCAAGTATCCGATCATCTGGCAATTCGGCGGCGATATCATGAGCCCGGACGGAACGACCTCCAAAGGCTACCTGGATAAGCCGGAAACGAAAAAAGCGCTGCAATTCTTCTCGGATCTGTATAACAAGTCCAAGGTATCCTCTCTGGAATACCCACCGGACCCGTTCCCGAACAACCAGCTTGCCATGACGATCGACGGCTCGTGGTCTCTTGGCAACTATGCCGATAAGTTCCCGAACTTCAAGCTTGGCGTCGATTACGACATCGCTCCGCTGCCTAAGGAAACGCAGCAGGCCGTAGCGAACGGAAGCTGGGCGCTGGCTGTGTCCGCGAAGAGCAAGAACCCGGAAGCCGCTTGGCAGTTCGTCAACTACGTTACCGGTGCCGAAGGCTCGAAGACCTACTGCTCGATGACCAAAGATATTCCGGCCCGCTACTCCGTAGCGAAGCAATTCCCGGAACTCAATGAATATCCGAAGAACATCTTTGTTGTACAGAACCAAAAATACGGCAGACCGCGTCCGATTACTCCGATCTTCCCGCAAATGTCCGAAGCGGTGAACAAGATGATCGAAGAAGTGACGATCAGCGGACGGAACGTCGATGCCGCCGTTGCCGATGCCATCACCAAGATCGACAAGGCTTATGCCGACCTGCCGCAAAAATAA
- a CDS encoding cache domain-containing sensor histidine kinase, protein MPYSLRSRLMLSFSILLIIPFTAVVFILSKESAKQIQSSIETSTLQTIDQFASHADTLLLQIEDTGKQVLSSPFTQQWITTSLNGSGTAGERYLAMQQLRNFFSSYAINNSNIISISAFRDDGGGIWTQDRSYKDREWYKQYMHMNIRWTGAHHDPDQSDESMRGREVNSLVVPLVQLQSLSNIGFLKINYPTSLLRSDIDKIRFGSSGRAFLLTEEGTSVLDQNLGDSKQVVSEGLAYVKAHSTGIISGIIPLRQKDRDYLLFYRKLPAQNWIIIGEVPEAELYAKITRIKQTLLLGSLGLLVVVIAVALWLSIGITRPLSAMARAMRHVKHGRFDLALQHMPKAGKRQSEVNYVASVFEQMTHRLKYLIETEFETDLRRKNAEYKALLLQINPHFYYNTLEIIGGLAAMKQEELVMDATEALAKMMRYSLRLDSDLVKVSEEMGYIRDYLFILHLRHQDNLNVTIHCDPQTESLHIAKFILQPLVENAIKYSLEKGDTAEITISSELRGNQLWLTIEDNGIGMSEELIRSVLADTELRSGVGILNDKGNSIGLRNVLSRCRLYYGDLFEVNLKSELNVGTSITLKLPAVRS, encoded by the coding sequence ATGCCGTACTCGCTGCGAAGCCGATTGATGCTGTCTTTTTCGATATTGCTGATTATTCCTTTTACCGCCGTCGTGTTCATTCTGAGCAAGGAGTCGGCGAAGCAGATCCAATCTTCGATTGAGACCTCGACGCTTCAGACGATCGACCAGTTCGCATCCCATGCCGATACGCTGCTCCTGCAGATCGAAGACACAGGCAAGCAGGTGCTCAGCAGCCCGTTCACCCAGCAGTGGATTACCACAAGTTTAAACGGAAGCGGCACAGCCGGAGAACGGTATTTGGCGATGCAGCAGCTGCGGAATTTTTTCTCCTCTTATGCCATCAACAACTCCAACATCATCTCCATTTCTGCGTTCAGGGATGACGGGGGAGGAATCTGGACGCAGGATCGAAGCTATAAGGACAGAGAGTGGTACAAGCAGTACATGCATATGAATATCCGTTGGACCGGGGCCCACCATGACCCCGATCAGAGCGATGAGAGCATGCGCGGGAGAGAAGTGAACAGCCTTGTCGTTCCCCTCGTTCAGCTTCAGTCCCTGAGCAATATCGGGTTTCTCAAGATCAATTACCCGACCAGTTTGCTGCGCAGCGATATTGACAAGATCCGGTTCGGCAGCAGCGGAAGAGCTTTTTTGCTGACCGAGGAAGGGACGAGCGTGCTTGACCAGAATCTCGGGGACAGCAAGCAGGTGGTCAGCGAGGGATTGGCATATGTCAAGGCGCACTCCACCGGAATCATCAGCGGCATCATTCCGCTGCGGCAGAAGGATCGGGATTATCTCTTGTTCTACCGCAAGCTGCCAGCGCAGAACTGGATTATTATCGGGGAAGTGCCCGAAGCGGAGCTGTATGCGAAGATTACCCGGATCAAGCAGACGCTGCTGCTGGGAAGCCTCGGTCTGCTGGTGGTTGTTATCGCGGTCGCTCTGTGGCTGTCGATCGGGATTACAAGGCCGCTTAGCGCCATGGCGCGGGCGATGAGGCATGTCAAGCACGGGCGGTTCGATCTTGCGCTGCAGCATATGCCCAAGGCCGGGAAACGGCAGAGCGAAGTGAATTATGTCGCCAGTGTATTCGAGCAGATGACCCACAGGCTGAAGTATTTGATCGAGACTGAATTCGAGACGGATCTGCGGCGCAAGAACGCCGAATACAAGGCGCTGCTGCTGCAGATTAATCCGCATTTTTATTACAATACACTGGAGATTATAGGCGGGTTGGCGGCGATGAAGCAGGAGGAGCTGGTCATGGACGCGACGGAAGCGCTCGCCAAGATGATGAGATATTCGCTCAGACTGGACAGCGACCTCGTGAAGGTCAGCGAGGAAATGGGCTATATCCGCGATTATTTGTTCATTTTGCACCTGCGTCATCAAGATAATCTGAACGTCACTATCCATTGCGATCCGCAAACCGAGTCGCTTCATATTGCGAAGTTTATTTTGCAGCCCTTGGTGGAGAACGCGATTAAATACAGCCTGGAAAAAGGCGACACCGCCGAAATAACGATATCGTCGGAGCTGCGAGGCAACCAGCTGTGGCTGACCATCGAGGATAACGGAATCGGCATGTCCGAGGAACTGATCCGCAGCGTGCTTGCGGATACAGAGCTGAGGAGCGGCGTCGGTATATTGAACGATAAAGGAAACAGCATCGGTCTGCGAAATGTGCTTTCCCGCTGCCGCCTGTATTATGGCGATCTGTTTGAAGTGAATTTGAAGTCCGAATTGAATGTGGGCACTTCCATTACGCTGAAGCTGCCGGCGGTAAGGAGCTGA
- a CDS encoding response regulator transcription factor encodes MYTIMLVDDEKGIRDSIKAKINWEEAGFRIAYEASGGGEALQLLEEGPLPHLLISDIRMPKMNGIELITICKERYPGLRTAVLSGYSDFEYLKAAIQLGVKDYLLKPVARGELTEMLGRIAADITAEQERLRDSERERHQKNEQLLMLQEHYLLQLVKDEWYSLSAVKERLQQLQLAPLATDSLKARFAAVEMRIPPDRLGVSRERRDLMNLAFQMLCRETASRREGIYPFPEIAHSSMMYFLIVMGEGVPENSAESFVAELKRNITEYLNVDSVAGIGETVEGWDALKNGYASCMLAWSRSTVHEQKGSGQTGLLELTNAFTPEMERKLVQAIENLDMPAFRRQLQAVFSADRDTPVFAFTFLALRLLLLFSSVAKKFELGDSSLQKHLWNCQMTISDYQSREGIMGQIDELAGLVMEEVKKTRFSSGQHIVEAVRQYVEENFCYELNLSSLADMFHLNETYLSGLFKQHVGVTFSDYVTGLRIAKAQQLLKENELKLTDIAMLVGYSSSSYFSTVFKKASGKSPKEYREDYLQNAQ; translated from the coding sequence ATGTATACGATTATGCTGGTCGATGACGAGAAGGGCATCCGCGACAGCATCAAAGCCAAGATTAACTGGGAAGAAGCCGGATTTCGGATTGCCTATGAAGCATCCGGCGGTGGAGAAGCGCTGCAGCTACTGGAAGAGGGGCCGCTGCCCCATCTTCTGATCTCCGATATCCGCATGCCCAAAATGAACGGCATCGAGCTGATCACGATCTGCAAGGAGCGCTATCCGGGATTACGCACGGCTGTTCTGTCGGGCTATTCCGATTTCGAATATTTGAAAGCGGCCATCCAGCTTGGCGTCAAAGACTATCTGCTGAAGCCTGTAGCCCGCGGCGAATTGACCGAAATGCTCGGCAGAATCGCCGCCGATATCACCGCGGAGCAGGAGCGGCTCCGCGATTCGGAGCGGGAGCGGCACCAGAAGAATGAGCAGCTGCTGATGCTTCAGGAGCATTACCTGCTGCAGCTGGTTAAAGACGAGTGGTACAGCCTTTCGGCCGTGAAGGAGCGGCTGCAGCAGCTGCAGCTCGCCCCATTGGCCACAGACAGTTTAAAAGCCCGCTTCGCCGCTGTGGAGATGCGGATTCCGCCGGACCGGCTCGGCGTGAGCCGGGAACGCAGGGACCTGATGAACCTGGCTTTCCAGATGCTGTGCAGAGAGACAGCTTCGCGGAGAGAGGGGATCTATCCGTTTCCGGAAATCGCCCACTCCTCGATGATGTATTTTCTGATCGTGATGGGGGAAGGCGTGCCGGAGAACAGCGCGGAGAGCTTCGTCGCCGAATTGAAGCGGAATATTACCGAATATTTGAACGTCGACAGCGTGGCGGGAATCGGGGAGACCGTGGAGGGCTGGGACGCTTTGAAGAACGGCTATGCCTCCTGTATGCTGGCCTGGAGCCGGAGCACCGTGCATGAGCAAAAAGGGAGCGGACAGACCGGTCTCTTGGAGCTGACGAACGCGTTTACGCCCGAGATGGAGCGTAAGCTGGTTCAGGCGATCGAGAACCTTGATATGCCGGCGTTCCGTCGTCAGCTGCAGGCCGTCTTCTCCGCCGACCGGGACACACCGGTGTTCGCCTTTACCTTTCTTGCGCTCCGGCTGCTGCTGCTGTTCAGTTCGGTAGCGAAGAAATTCGAGCTGGGCGACTCTTCGCTGCAAAAGCATTTATGGAACTGCCAGATGACCATATCGGATTATCAATCCAGAGAGGGCATTATGGGACAGATCGACGAGCTGGCGGGCCTCGTGATGGAAGAAGTCAAAAAGACGCGGTTTTCCAGCGGCCAACATATTGTGGAAGCCGTACGCCAATATGTGGAGGAGAACTTCTGCTACGAGCTGAATCTGTCCTCTTTGGCGGATATGTTCCACTTGAACGAAACGTATCTGTCGGGCCTCTTCAAGCAGCATGTCGGGGTCACCTTCAGCGATTATGTCACGGGTCTGCGCATCGCCAAAGCCCAGCAGCTGTTGAAGGAGAACGAGCTGAAGCTGACCGATATCGCGATGCTTGTCGGCTATTCCAGCTCCAGTTATTTCAGCACCGTCTTCAAGAAGGCATCCGGCAAAAGCCCGAAGGAATACAGGGAAGATTATTTGCAGAACGCGCAGTGA